AGGGCCAGAAGCTCACGCGGCGATAGGTCGGCCAACCGGTACTGCGCGATTCGCTCCTTGGAGGGCGAACATTGCAGCGCCACCCCGCAGGTCAGCGTCCGTCTGGTCCAGCCCGGCCCTGAGGGATGAGGGGGGTGGGGCACGTAGACGGTCGACAGATTCGGGTTCAGGCTGAAACTTCTTCGGGCGCCGGTCATCAACCGTGCACCGTCGCGGCGTCGGTCGCTCAATGCGACTGCCGTCAGCGCACAGCTGGTCTCCAGCGCCAGGGGGTCCACGCCTACCCCGGTCAAAAGGTTCCGATGCTTGAGAACATCCAGTACCAGAACGCGATGATCAAACACGTTCCGCCCCACGCGGCGACGTAGCGGAGTATCTCCCAAAGCCAGGTCATCAGGGTTTCCTATCGTTGATCAGTCGGAGAAGATCTCCCGGTTGACGGTGTGCAGGTACGGGATTGCCAAAAACGGTGTGATGTAGAAGATGTCGTAGAGCCACCAGCTGATCACCGGGAACACCACACCGGCGTACCGCGCATCGGCGTACATGGTCATGTTGAACACGTAGCCGATCCAGATCACCACGCCCATCCAGCAGGTCACCACCATCCACTGATGACCCCACCGCTTCATCTGCAGAAATCCGATCGCCGCCGCGATACGCATGGTGAAGACGGTGAAGATCAGCCCGATCTCCCAGCCCTTCTCGCCCGGGCCGGCCGCCCCGCCGATCCACAACTCGTTGTAGTGCCAGAAATAGCCGGCGTCGAACATCGCGCCCCAGCCGTTGAGCAGCACGCGGGCCAGCAGGGTGTGATTGGCCACCATGTCCAGTGCCCAGCCCACGGCGTTGATCGCGGCGTCGATGATCACCAGGTAGCCCAGCAACGTCACCAGCATGGGCCGCACCGCCAGACCGTCGCGTTGGGCCTTGCGCTGCAGCCAAATTCCGCGCAGGAACAGTGGGAGGCCGAAGATGCCCGCCGCTGCCGTGCCGATCAGCATGCCGCCACAGATCATCCATCGGTCTGCCCGGCGCTGGGCGGCCCGTGACAGCTCCAGGTGCTCATCGAGACCGAGCCCGTCGCGCAGTTGCTGCGGTGCAGTAGGCAATAGCCGCCCCCTCGCCGTTTGAGGAACGCCTACGACGGTAGGGAAATCACTGACTTAAGTCAATGACTTTTGGCGAGTTCAGTGCGCAGCACCCAGGCCACGCAAGGTCCTGGTCACGTAGTCGGCGACCAATTCCGGACGAGATGGCCAGTCATGGGTGGTGATGAGCAGGGCGTAGAGGCCGAGCAGGAAGAACACCGCACTGTTCATCGCGACGACGTCGTCGTCGATCTCGCCGCGCTCCCGCGCCACTTCGATACGCTCGGCGATCAGCACAATCAGCGGGTGATGCTCGCCGTTCTCGGCAGGCGGTCGGGTCGGCGAGAAGTGCAGCGCCAGGAATTCGGTGAACAGCGGATCACCCAGACGTCGCTCCAGATCGATGATCAGGCGGGCGGACTCAGCCAAGATGTCCGAAAGCCCTTGGCGCTCACTAAGAAATTTCTCGAACTGCCTGGTGATTCGTTCTTCCTCCCGGCGCTCCAACTCCAGCAGCACGTGCTCCTTGGTGGGGAAGTGAAAGAAGAATGTGCCGTGCGCGACGCCGGCGGCGGCGACGATGGCCCCGACGTCGGCCTGGGCCATCCCGGTCCGCTTGAATTCGGCAGTCGCCGCACCCAGCAACCGCTCGCGCGTCTGCAGGCGCCGAGCTTCGCGCGCCGTCACCTTCGCCGGCTTGTCCGCCACCGCCATGCTTTGATCCCTCTGTCCACCGACCCTGCGCCATCCGCCGTCACGACAGTATCGCCTTCCGGCGGCCGCGCACATTAGATGACTTAAGTCAGCGTTTTGGATTCCTGCAGGGTGGTCGAGATCAGGGCCCGGATGTTGTTTCGGCAGCGTCCACACACCGTCCCGGCTCCGGTGCGCTCACCGACCTGCTTGGTGGTCGTGGCACCGGCTCGGGCCGCGTCGATGACCTGCTGACTGGTCACCCCGGCGCACAAGCAGACGTACACAGCGCGTCAGGCCCCGGTCTCGAGGGCCTTTGCCTCCAGCTGCACTTTGTCCACCTTGCCCGTGGCGTTCAACGGCAGCGCGTCGACGAAACACACCGAGCGCGGCACCTTGAAACCTGCCATTCGGTCGCGGCTCCAAGCGATCAGGTCGGTCTCGGAGAGCGGCGCATCCCCGGCACTTTTCACCACAAACGCCTTGCCGACCTGACCCATTCGCGCATCGGGCACGCCGATCACCGCAACCTGCGAGATCCCCGGATGCTCCAGCAGGAAGCCCTCGATCTCGGCGGGGTAGGCGTTGAAGCCGCCGACGATGAACATGTCCTTCTTGCGACCAACGATGCGTAATCGGCCGGCGGCATCCAGCGTGCCGACGTCCCCGGTGTGCAACCAGCCTTGCGCGTCGATGGCCTCGGCGGTCGCCGCCGGGTCGTCGAGGTAGCCGACCATCACGTTGTAGCCGCGCACCAGGACTTCGCCGTCAGCGGCAATGCTCACCTCGATGCCTTCGCAGGCCTGCCCCGCCGTGGTCGCGATGTCCTCGAACGAGTCGCCGCGCCTAGAGGCGGTTACGGTACCGGCTTCGGTGAGCCCGTAACCGGTCATGATGGATCGGAACGGCAACTCGTTGCGAATACGCCGGATCAGGTCCACCGGGATGTCCGCGGCTCCGGTGACCGCGGCACGCAGCGACGACAAGTCGTGCGTACCGCGCGCATCCAGCAGTGACTGATACAGCGTCGGGGGGCCGGGAAGCATGGTGATGCGTTCGGCTTCAATGAGTTCCAGGACGGTGTCGACCTCGAAGACCCGCACCGGAACCATGGTGGCACCGCGGATGCATGCGGCGATGCAGCCCGCCTTGTAGCCGAACGTGTGGAAGTAGGGGTTGACCATCAGGTACCGGTCGCCCTCGCGCAGGTCGGCCAGATCGCACCACTCGGTATAGAGCCGCAGGTTCTGTTGATGGGTCATCATCACGCCTTTGGGCCGGCCCGTC
The window above is part of the Mycolicibacter sp. MU0102 genome. Proteins encoded here:
- a CDS encoding TetR/AcrR family transcriptional regulator, translating into MAVADKPAKVTAREARRLQTRERLLGAATAEFKRTGMAQADVGAIVAAAGVAHGTFFFHFPTKEHVLLELERREEERITRQFEKFLSERQGLSDILAESARLIIDLERRLGDPLFTEFLALHFSPTRPPAENGEHHPLIVLIAERIEVARERGEIDDDVVAMNSAVFFLLGLYALLITTHDWPSRPELVADYVTRTLRGLGAAH
- a CDS encoding FadD3 family acyl-CoA ligase; amino-acid sequence: MPRWQTIPEMVLSAGDRFGDAEAIADGPVRLSFAKLADRVRCAAGAFAAAGVANGDRVAIWAPNSADWIIAAFGLLTAGGVLVPVNTRFKPSEAEDIIRRSGAKLVLVEKGFLGLDFSAPPGVPVIDLKSDFLSTGSPVHRSVDGGDIADIIFTSGTTGRPKGVMMTHQQNLRLYTEWCDLADLREGDRYLMVNPYFHTFGYKAGCIAACIRGATMVPVRVFEVDTVLELIEAERITMLPGPPTLYQSLLDARGTHDLSSLRAAVTGAADIPVDLIRRIRNELPFRSIMTGYGLTEAGTVTASRRGDSFEDIATTAGQACEGIEVSIAADGEVLVRGYNVMVGYLDDPAATAEAIDAQGWLHTGDVGTLDAAGRLRIVGRKKDMFIVGGFNAYPAEIEGFLLEHPGISQVAVIGVPDARMGQVGKAFVVKSAGDAPLSETDLIAWSRDRMAGFKVPRSVCFVDALPLNATGKVDKVQLEAKALETGA
- a CDS encoding (2Fe-2S)-binding protein yields the protein MYVCLCAGVTSQQVIDAARAGATTTKQVGERTGAGTVCGRCRNNIRALISTTLQESKTLT